The DNA region GAAGATCTCGCCGTAGAGGCCGAGGGAGACGACCCCCTCCTGGATCCGGGCGCCGGCGCCCTCGTTGATGCCGACGATCGGCGAGCCGGTCTTGATCGCCAGATCCATCACCTTGGTGATCTTCTCGCCGTACACCTCGCCCAGCGACCCACCGAAGACGGTGAAGTCCTGGGAGAAGACGCAGACCTGGCGGCCGTTGATGGTGCCGTAGCCGGTCACCACGCCGTCGCCGTAGGGCCGGTTCTTCTCCAGGCCGAACGCGGTGGAGCGGTGGCGGGCGAGCTCGTCGATCTCGACGAAGCTCCCCTCGTCGAAGAGGATCTCGATCCGCTCCCGGGCGGTCTTCCGCCCCTTGGCGTGCTGCTTCTCCACGGCGTTGGCGGAGCCGGCGTGCACGGCCTCGTCGAGGCGGCGGTCCAGGTCGGCGAGCTTGCCGGCCGTGGTGTGGATGTCGATGTCGCTCGGGGTCCCGGAATCGGGCTGCGCAGTCACTTGGCCTCCTAAGTCTTCGTGCGTCAGGGTAGTGCCCGTGACGGACCAGCCGATCCAGCGCCCACCCTTCGAGTCCACCGCGCTCACCGAGGCGTTCGCGGGCCAACCCGATCTTCGGGTGGAGCTGCACGCGGTGGCGCCGTCCACCAACGCCCTGGCCGGTGAGCGGGCCCGTGCGGGGGCCGCGGAGGGCCTCCTGGTGGTCGCGGACCACCAGGCCGCGGGCCGGGGCCGGCTGGATCGCACCTGGGAGACCCCGCCGGGGGCGGCGGTGACGTTCTCGCTGCTGCTGCACCCCACCGTCCCGGCCTCCGCGTGGCCCTGGATCCCGCTGCTGGTCGGCCACAACGTGGCCAAGGCGCTGACCTCGCTGGGCAGCCGGGCGCAGGTCAAGTGGCCCAACGACGTCCTGCTCACCGACGACTCCGGCACCGCCCGGAAGGTCGCCGGGATCCTGGTCGAGCGGGTCGAGACGCCCACCGGCCCGGCCGTGGTGGTCGGCGTCGGGATCAACGTCTCCACCACCGCCGACGAGCTGCCCGTCGACACCGCGACCAGCATCGCGCTGGCGGCCGGTCCGGATGCCGACCCGGTCGACCGGACGACGGTGCTGCTCGCCGTGGTGACCACGGTCCGCGAGGCGTTCGACGTGTGGCAGGCCGGCGGGCCGGAGGCGGCTCAGCGGCTGCGTGCGTCGTACCTGGCCCGGTGCGCGACGGTGGACGTCGACGTCCGGGTGCACCTTCCCGGTGGTGGCACCCTGGTCGGCCGGGCGGTCGACGTCGATCCCGAGGGCCGGTTGGTCGTCGAGACCGCCGACGGCGTCGAGCGGGTCGGCGCCGGCGACGTGATCCACGTGCGCGCCACTGCCTGACCTGCTTGCCGATCGGTGGGATGATCGCGACGTGGCCATCTCGAAGAAGCTGCTCAACCCGGACGAACGTCTGCTGATCAGCACCCGACAGCACCCGAAGGCGCTGTTCGGGCCGCTGCTGGCGCTGGTGCTCCTGCTGGCGCTCGGCGTGTTCGTCCAGGTCGCGGCGGACTCGACGCTGCTGCACCAGGTCGTCTGGGTGGTCTGCGCGATCGGCATCGCCTGGTTCACGGTCCGACCCTTCCTGGGCTGGCTGACCACGGTGCACGCGTTCACCGACCGGCGGCTGATCACCCGCAGCGGCATCATCACCCGCCGCGGTCACGACATCCCCCTGGCGCGGGTCAGCGACGTCTCGATCGAGATCCATCTGCTGGACCGGCTCTTCGGCTGCGGCAGCCTGCTGATCGCCGACGCCTCGACCCACGGTCTGGTCCGGCTCAACGACATCCCGCACGTCGAGGACACCCAGCGCACGCTCAACGAGCTCCTGCACGACCTGCACATCGGCCGAGGTGGCAACGAGGGTGTCTGAGCTCCGCACCGTTCCGCGGTCCCGTCGGCCCGCCCGGGGGATCACGCCGTGACGGCCGACCACACGGGCCCCTCGCAGTACGACATCGACGCCTCGTTCCTCGGCTCGGCCCCCGGTCTGACCGCCGAGGAGGTGGCCGAGCGCGCGGGCATGGACGTCGACCAGGCCCGCCGGCTGTGGCGCAGCCTGGGCTTCCCCGAGCGGGGCGGCGACGCGGCCTACACCGAGGCCGACGTCCAGGCGTTGACCACGATGTCCGGCCTGATCGATGCCGGCCTCCTCGACATGGACTCGGCGCTCAACGTGGCACGAGGCGTGGGCCTCTCCATGGCGCGGCTGGCCGACTGGGAGGTCGGGGCCATCTCGCAGCGTGCCGAGGAGCTCTATGCCGAGACCGATCCGCGCGACGAGACCGAGTCGGTGATGGCCCGGATGTTCGCCGACTACGGCGGGCAGTTCGAGCGGATGATGCTCTACGCCTGGCGGCGCCACCTCGCGGCGGCGGTGGCGCGGATCGAGTCGGCACGCGGAGTCGACTCCGACCCCGGCACCACCGAGCTCACCGTCGGCTTCGCCGACATCGTCGGGTTCACCGCGCTCTCCAACGAGGTGAGCCGCGAGAAGATCGGCGACATCGTGGAGCTCTTCGAGTCCCGGTGCGGCGACGTGATCAACGCCAACGGCGGCCGGCTGATCAAGTCGATGGGCGACGCGGTCCTCTTCGTCAACGACGCTCCGATGCCCGCCTTCGTCACCGCCGAGGGGATCATCAACGTGATCGGCCGCGACCAGCGGATGCCCGACGTCCGGGTCGGACTGGCCTCCGGCTCGGTGGTGCTGCGGCTCGGCGACGTCTTCGGCCCGCCGGTGAACATGGCCTCACGGCTGACCGCGGTGGCCCGTCGCAACCGGATCATCGTCGACCACGCGACGGCCGACCGGTTGCCGAGCGACGTCGTGGAGTCGCGGCCGCTGCCCCGCGTCCGGTCCGGGGCTTCGGGGTGGTCGAGCCGGTCGCCGTACGGCGTCCGTGAGGCGAACACCCTCCGGAACGTGGAATCCGGGCAAAAGCCCGGTGCCGGGTTGCCGGACTCTCTAGGTTCGTTCATTGTGATCGAGGTGCAGGACGTACGGCTGGATCCCGTCGCGCGGCGCTCCTGGCGCGGGGAACGGGAGATCCGGTTCTCCCGGATGGAGTTCGACCTGGTGCAGGCGCTGATGGCGCGGGCGGGGTCGGTGGTCTCCCGGGACGATCTGATGCGCGAGGTCTGGGAGACCACGTTCTGGACCTCGTCGAAGACCATCGACGTCCACCTCGGCTGGGTACGGCGCAAGCTCGGCGACGACCCGCGGCGACCGGTCCTGATCACCA from Nocardioides sambongensis includes:
- a CDS encoding biotin--[acetyl-CoA-carboxylase] ligase; translated protein: MTDQPIQRPPFESTALTEAFAGQPDLRVELHAVAPSTNALAGERARAGAAEGLLVVADHQAAGRGRLDRTWETPPGAAVTFSLLLHPTVPASAWPWIPLLVGHNVAKALTSLGSRAQVKWPNDVLLTDDSGTARKVAGILVERVETPTGPAVVVGVGINVSTTADELPVDTATSIALAAGPDADPVDRTTVLLAVVTTVREAFDVWQAGGPEAAQRLRASYLARCATVDVDVRVHLPGGGTLVGRAVDVDPEGRLVVETADGVERVGAGDVIHVRATA
- a CDS encoding PH domain-containing protein, which gives rise to MAISKKLLNPDERLLISTRQHPKALFGPLLALVLLLALGVFVQVAADSTLLHQVVWVVCAIGIAWFTVRPFLGWLTTVHAFTDRRLITRSGIITRRGHDIPLARVSDVSIEIHLLDRLFGCGSLLIADASTHGLVRLNDIPHVEDTQRTLNELLHDLHIGRGGNEGV
- a CDS encoding winged helix-turn-helix domain-containing protein, translated to MTADHTGPSQYDIDASFLGSAPGLTAEEVAERAGMDVDQARRLWRSLGFPERGGDAAYTEADVQALTTMSGLIDAGLLDMDSALNVARGVGLSMARLADWEVGAISQRAEELYAETDPRDETESVMARMFADYGGQFERMMLYAWRRHLAAAVARIESARGVDSDPGTTELTVGFADIVGFTALSNEVSREKIGDIVELFESRCGDVINANGGRLIKSMGDAVLFVNDAPMPAFVTAEGIINVIGRDQRMPDVRVGLASGSVVLRLGDVFGPPVNMASRLTAVARRNRIIVDHATADRLPSDVVESRPLPRVRSGASGWSSRSPYGVREANTLRNVESGQKPGAGLPDSLGSFIVIEVQDVRLDPVARRSWRGEREIRFSRMEFDLVQALMARAGSVVSRDDLMREVWETTFWTSSKTIDVHLGWVRRKLGDDPRRPVLITTVRGQGLRFETGCGATPATAEGERVR